From the genome of Castor canadensis chromosome 4, mCasCan1.hap1v2, whole genome shotgun sequence, one region includes:
- the C4H2orf66 gene encoding LOW QUALITY PROTEIN: uncharacterized protein C2orf66 homolog (The sequence of the model RefSeq protein was modified relative to this genomic sequence to represent the inferred CDS: inserted 1 base in 1 codon) has protein sequence MSKAPLLLLCVALVLTGHVQGATLRNEDKWKPLSNPRNRDLFFRSLRAXFKGRGLDLGWFPNTFSGNETPRPLSFQSELTALAFADYEEQKNSFPNYLEG, from the exons ATGTCCAAAGCACCCCTCCTGCTGCTGTGTGTTGCTCTGGTGCTCACTGGCCACGTGCAGGGAGCCACGCTGagaaatgaagacaaatggaagCCACTTAGCAACCCCAGAAACCGAGACCTG TTTTTCAGAAGTCTTCGGG TTTTTAAGGGCAGAGGCCTTGATCTTGGGTGGTTTCCAAATACTTTCTCTGGGAATGAGACTCCCAGGCCTCTCTCTTTCCAATCAGAACTTACTGCTTTAGCATTTGCAGACTACGAGGAGCAGAAAAACTCCTTTCCTAATTACCTTGAAGGCTGA